The Stappia sp. genome window below encodes:
- a CDS encoding heme biosynthesis HemY N-terminal domain-containing protein, with protein MIRLLIFIALVFVVALGSAWIADRPGVITLDWQGYRIETGLMPALVALALLLAAGIVLWNLALYILRSPGLFGRFLRRRRKDRGYDAMSKAMLALGVGDAGSAARHGREASKLLAREPATELLLAQSAQLAGRHDEARERFEAMLEDPALKPVGLHGLYIEAERLNEPVAARHYAQEAMKLVPGLDWAGRAVLGYQAVAGDWAAAIRTLERNYASKLIDKKTFRRHKAVLLTAQAQELEDRDPDSARQKANEAHGLAPGLVPAAVLAARLATRRGDIRKAMKVVEATWKEVPHPDLADAYAHARNGDSAQDRLKRVKALAALRAHNAEGALAVARAAMETGDWELARAQMKSVMRQEPTRRAFLLMADLEERQHGDRGRVREWLARAVRAPADPAWVADGVVAESWAPVSPVDGRLDAFRWTTPPEAIDHNDTSLEALDDTLLDALPTMPEPADDPDAEVKTLEMTAEPPRATAGEGTQTAEVAADAEVDAGDAAEGATTTKDGAASPTAKAEPAQAPDAAKETAGGAGPAAASAAPEKAEGSGTVEKPASETAQKKDGSQRAQASGSPAPAQAQSAKPEGATPAGPGATKAGDKPDLSKPIEFPLKHMPDDPGPDDDDASETVKKPGYRFFN; from the coding sequence ATGATTCGCTTGCTGATATTCATCGCCCTTGTGTTCGTGGTGGCGCTCGGATCGGCGTGGATCGCCGATCGGCCCGGTGTGATCACGCTCGACTGGCAGGGCTATCGGATCGAGACGGGCCTGATGCCGGCGCTGGTGGCGCTGGCCCTGCTGCTGGCCGCCGGGATCGTGCTGTGGAATCTGGCGCTCTATATCCTGCGCTCGCCGGGCCTGTTCGGCCGTTTCCTGCGCCGCCGGCGCAAGGATCGCGGCTATGACGCCATGTCGAAGGCCATGCTGGCGCTGGGCGTGGGCGATGCCGGGTCCGCCGCCCGGCACGGGCGCGAGGCGTCCAAGCTGCTCGCCAGGGAGCCGGCGACGGAGCTGCTTCTGGCGCAAAGCGCGCAGCTCGCCGGCCGCCACGACGAGGCGCGCGAGCGCTTCGAGGCGATGCTGGAGGATCCCGCGCTCAAGCCGGTCGGCCTGCACGGGCTCTACATCGAGGCCGAGCGGCTGAACGAGCCGGTCGCCGCGCGCCATTACGCGCAAGAGGCGATGAAGCTGGTGCCGGGCCTCGACTGGGCCGGGCGGGCGGTGCTCGGCTATCAGGCGGTCGCCGGCGACTGGGCGGCGGCGATCCGCACGTTGGAGCGCAACTACGCCTCCAAGCTCATCGACAAGAAGACCTTTCGCCGCCACAAGGCGGTCCTGCTGACCGCGCAGGCGCAGGAGCTGGAAGACCGCGATCCCGATTCCGCGCGCCAGAAGGCGAATGAGGCGCACGGGCTCGCGCCCGGTCTTGTGCCGGCGGCCGTGCTGGCCGCGCGGCTCGCCACGCGGCGTGGCGACATCCGCAAGGCGATGAAGGTGGTCGAGGCCACCTGGAAGGAAGTCCCGCATCCCGATCTCGCGGATGCCTATGCGCATGCGCGCAACGGCGATTCGGCGCAGGACCGGCTGAAGCGGGTCAAGGCGCTTGCCGCCCTGCGCGCCCACAATGCGGAAGGCGCGCTGGCCGTGGCGCGCGCCGCGATGGAGACCGGCGACTGGGAACTGGCGCGCGCGCAGATGAAGAGCGTGATGCGTCAGGAGCCGACCCGGCGCGCGTTCCTGCTGATGGCCGATCTGGAAGAACGCCAGCACGGGGATCGCGGCCGGGTGCGCGAATGGCTCGCGCGGGCCGTGCGCGCGCCGGCCGATCCGGCGTGGGTGGCCGACGGCGTGGTGGCCGAGAGCTGGGCGCCGGTCTCGCCGGTCGACGGGCGGCTCGATGCCTTCCGGTGGACCACGCCGCCGGAGGCGATCGACCACAATGACACCTCGCTCGAGGCGCTGGACGACACGTTGCTTGACGCCCTTCCGACGATGCCGGAGCCGGCTGACGATCCGGACGCGGAGGTCAAGACGCTGGAAATGACGGCCGAGCCGCCGCGCGCCACGGCGGGCGAGGGGACGCAGACGGCCGAGGTCGCTGCAGATGCCGAGGTCGATGCCGGCGACGCCGCCGAGGGCGCGACGACCACAAAGGACGGCGCCGCATCGCCGACGGCGAAGGCGGAGCCGGCGCAGGCACCGGACGCGGCGAAGGAGACGGCCGGCGGCGCGGGACCGGCGGCCGCGTCTGCCGCGCCGGAAAAGGCCGAGGGATCCGGGACGGTCGAGAAGCCCGCGTCCGAGACGGCGCAGAAAAAGGACGGGTCGCAGAGGGCGCAGGCGAGCGGATCGCCAGCGCCGGCACAGGCTCAGTCCGCAAAGCCGGAGGGCGCCACGCCGGCCGGGCCGGGGGCGACAAAGGCCGGCGACAAGCCGGATCTCTCCAAACCCATCGAGTTTCCGCTCAAGCATATGCCCGACGATCCCGGCCCGGACGACGACGACGCGTCGGAAACGGTCAAAAAGCCGGGCTACCGCTTCTTCAACTGA
- a CDS encoding mitofilin family membrane protein gives MSDSKTSGTGAGGPTASGAKPQTAASATSDKASSSGAGIGGLLAASILGAAVALGGVYGAHRAGYLPVETGADADLQAALTAAQSRVAGLEERVAGLSEAQERAAGDDGAVETLRGQISALEERVAALAAAPDAGDLPEDVAGRLDAVESGLGELRRFVSSGGAGETAGLASLEQSLAGLSDQARDNAESVSALGERVDALSAELEADPGTDALAARVGELETALAGAQDTASGLAGLRETVDAVAQTVAAQGETAGQQATTLEAVRTDLGALEERLGARLSDLSAQVSALDERLTPVEARIGDATARETAARALAVSRLKAALDRGAPFETELAAVAAALPQDADLGVLSERAGDGVPTQATLKARFGAVARSMSAALDRPADGDVVDSFWSNARSLVSIRQPGDTDADTPAAALGRMEARVEAGDFAGAVEAYETLPEAVRAAGADWVADARARVAADRLVDLVTADVLKSLGSASN, from the coding sequence ATGTCCGATTCCAAGACGTCCGGAACCGGGGCGGGCGGGCCGACGGCGTCCGGTGCGAAACCGCAAACGGCGGCGTCCGCGACCTCCGACAAGGCATCGTCCTCCGGCGCGGGCATTGGCGGTCTTCTGGCGGCCTCCATTCTGGGCGCGGCGGTGGCGCTCGGCGGCGTCTACGGCGCGCATCGGGCCGGCTATCTGCCGGTCGAGACGGGCGCGGATGCCGATCTCCAGGCCGCGCTGACGGCGGCGCAAAGCCGCGTCGCGGGTCTGGAAGAGCGCGTGGCCGGGCTGTCCGAGGCGCAGGAGCGCGCGGCCGGCGACGATGGCGCGGTCGAGACCCTGCGGGGGCAGATCTCCGCGCTGGAGGAGCGCGTCGCGGCCCTTGCCGCCGCACCGGACGCGGGCGATCTGCCCGAGGATGTGGCGGGCCGGCTCGACGCGGTGGAAAGCGGGCTTGGCGAATTGCGCCGCTTCGTGTCCTCCGGCGGGGCCGGGGAAACGGCCGGCCTGGCGAGCCTCGAACAGTCTCTCGCCGGTCTCTCCGATCAGGCGCGGGACAACGCGGAGTCCGTCTCGGCGCTGGGCGAGCGGGTCGATGCGCTGTCGGCCGAGCTGGAGGCCGATCCGGGCACGGACGCGCTTGCCGCCCGGGTCGGGGAGCTGGAGACCGCCCTTGCTGGCGCGCAGGACACCGCCTCCGGCCTTGCCGGCTTGCGCGAGACCGTCGACGCGGTGGCGCAGACCGTGGCCGCACAGGGCGAGACGGCGGGCCAGCAGGCCACGACGCTGGAGGCGGTGCGGACCGATCTCGGTGCGTTGGAGGAGCGGCTCGGCGCCCGGTTGTCCGATCTTTCGGCGCAGGTGTCGGCGCTGGACGAGCGTTTGACGCCGGTCGAGGCGCGTATCGGCGATGCCACGGCGCGGGAAACGGCGGCGCGTGCGCTCGCCGTGTCGCGGCTCAAGGCCGCGCTCGACCGCGGCGCGCCCTTCGAGACGGAACTCGCGGCGGTTGCCGCCGCGCTGCCGCAGGATGCCGATCTGGGCGTTCTGTCCGAGCGGGCCGGCGACGGCGTGCCCACCCAGGCCACGCTCAAGGCGCGTTTCGGCGCGGTGGCCCGGTCCATGAGCGCCGCGCTCGACCGGCCGGCCGACGGCGATGTGGTCGACAGCTTCTGGTCCAATGCGCGCTCGCTGGTGTCGATCCGCCAGCCGGGCGATACGGACGCCGACACGCCCGCGGCCGCGCTCGGACGCATGGAAGCCCGGGTCGAGGCCGGCGATTTCGCTGGTGCGGTGGAGGCCTATGAGACCCTGCCCGAAGCCGTCCGCGCGGCCGGTGCGGATTGGGTCGCCGATGCGCGCGCGCGGGTCGCGGCCGATCGTCTGGTGGACCTTGTGACCGCCGACGTGCTCAAATCGCTGGGATCGGCGTCGAATTGA
- a CDS encoding uroporphyrinogen-III synthase, with the protein MARVLVTRPEPAATRTARRLTARGHRPIVAPMLVMQALALSPDIADGGEPVVALTSARAVEAVAGTPAWNRLAGRTFVAVGSATAEAARAAGAAEVIACGGTLETVVDRLGEMRPAGGVLYLAGRQRSGDLCARLADRGIACRMQEVYDMAIAPVWPEAARRAIEEAGPLSVLVYSRRSGEAAAAALSQVAAPGPVTFVAISEQAVEPVRHLGACRVAAAPCETELIALLDETC; encoded by the coding sequence ATGGCCCGCGTGCTCGTGACCCGGCCGGAGCCGGCCGCAACCCGCACCGCGAGGCGGCTGACCGCGCGCGGGCATCGCCCCATCGTCGCGCCGATGCTGGTGATGCAGGCGCTCGCCCTGTCGCCGGACATCGCCGACGGCGGCGAGCCGGTGGTGGCGCTGACCAGCGCGCGCGCGGTGGAGGCGGTCGCCGGCACGCCGGCATGGAACCGTCTGGCCGGTCGCACTTTTGTTGCCGTGGGCTCCGCGACGGCAGAGGCGGCGCGTGCGGCGGGTGCGGCGGAGGTGATCGCCTGCGGCGGCACGCTGGAGACGGTCGTCGACCGGCTCGGCGAGATGCGTCCGGCCGGCGGCGTGCTCTATCTCGCCGGACGTCAGCGCTCGGGCGATCTGTGCGCCCGGCTTGCCGACCGTGGCATCGCCTGTCGCATGCAGGAGGTCTACGACATGGCCATCGCGCCGGTCTGGCCGGAGGCGGCGCGGCGCGCCATCGAGGAAGCCGGTCCGCTCAGCGTGCTGGTCTACTCGCGGCGCTCCGGCGAGGCGGCGGCCGCCGCCCTGTCGCAGGTCGCAGCACCGGGACCGGTGACCTTCGTCGCGATCTCCGAGCAGGCGGTGGAGCCCGTGCGGCATCTGGGCGCCTGCCGGGTGGCGGCGGCGCCCTGCGAAACGGAGTTGATCGCGCTTCTCGACGAGACGTGCTAA
- the hemC gene encoding hydroxymethylbilane synthase, with the protein MRSRVAPGPIFLQTKPSAPHLRIGTRGSQLALAQAHETRDRLMAAHGLPESAFEIVVIKTSGDIIQDRPLSEVGGKGLFTKEIEEALYSGDIDIAVHSAKDMPTVLPDGLELIAFLPREDVRDAFISPKAKRIQDLPQGAVVGSSSLRRQAMIKRLRPDIDVVMYRGNVQTRLRKLAEGVVDATLLAHAGLRRLGLGDVVTSVIEPSEFLPAVGQAAICIEARADDTATRDLLAAIHHRETEICLTAERAFLGELDGSCRTPIGGLARLDGDRIALTGLILRPDGSEAHETAREGGIAEAAELGRDAGAELKARGGPDFFRE; encoded by the coding sequence ATGAGATCCCGCGTAGCACCAGGACCAATCTTCTTGCAAACAAAACCTTCAGCACCGCATTTGCGCATCGGAACCCGCGGCAGCCAGCTCGCGCTCGCCCAGGCCCACGAAACCCGCGACCGCCTGATGGCCGCGCACGGTCTTCCCGAAAGCGCCTTCGAGATCGTCGTCATCAAGACCTCCGGCGACATCATCCAGGACCGGCCGCTCTCCGAGGTCGGCGGCAAGGGGCTTTTCACCAAGGAAATCGAGGAAGCGCTCTACAGCGGCGACATCGACATCGCGGTGCATTCGGCCAAGGACATGCCCACCGTATTGCCGGACGGGCTGGAGCTGATCGCCTTCCTGCCGCGCGAGGACGTGCGCGACGCGTTCATCTCGCCCAAGGCCAAGCGCATCCAGGATCTGCCGCAGGGCGCGGTGGTCGGATCGTCGAGCCTGCGCCGCCAGGCGATGATCAAGCGGCTGCGCCCGGATATCGACGTGGTCATGTATCGCGGCAACGTGCAGACCCGGCTGCGCAAGCTCGCCGAGGGCGTGGTCGACGCGACCCTGCTCGCCCATGCCGGCCTGCGCCGGCTCGGGCTCGGCGACGTGGTCACCTCGGTGATCGAGCCCTCGGAATTCCTGCCGGCGGTGGGGCAGGCGGCGATCTGCATCGAGGCGCGCGCCGACGACACCGCCACCCGCGACCTGCTGGCGGCCATCCATCATCGCGAGACAGAGATCTGTCTGACGGCGGAGCGCGCGTTCCTCGGCGAGCTCGACGGCTCCTGCCGCACGCCGATCGGCGGCCTCGCCCGGCTCGACGGCGACCGTATCGCGCTGACCGGACTGATCCTGCGTCCCGACGGCAGCGAGGCGCATGAAACCGCGCGCGAAGGCGGCATCGCGGAAGCCGCCGAGCTCGGCCGCGACGCGGGCGCCGAATTGAAGGCGCGCGGCGGCCCGGACTTCTTTCGGGAGTGA
- the tsaD gene encoding tRNA (adenosine(37)-N6)-threonylcarbamoyltransferase complex transferase subunit TsaD, which translates to MRDQPLTVLGIETSCDETAAAVVRCTADGARIVLSDAIRSQVDEHAAFGGVVPEIAARAHISILDRMIETAMSEAGVGFEDLDAVAATAGPGLIGGVIVGLMTAKAVALAAGKPLVAVNHLEGHALTARLTDDLAFPYLLLLVSGGHTQFLLVEGVGAYRRLGSTIDDAIGEAFDKTAKLLGLGYPGGPAVERAARDGDPARFRLPRPMLDRPGLALSFAGLKTAVRTAAYEAAPLDAQAVADLCASFQAAVTDVVGEKSRRALAAFAEAHPDTPPVLVVAGGVAANTAIRARLDSVAHDAGARLVAPPARLCTDNAAMIAWAGIERLRVARARGEILDDRDAAPRPRWPLDDTAQAAYGAGRKGAKA; encoded by the coding sequence GTGCGCGACCAGCCGCTGACCGTGCTCGGCATCGAGACGAGCTGCGACGAGACCGCCGCCGCCGTGGTGCGCTGCACAGCGGACGGCGCGCGCATCGTCCTGTCCGACGCGATCCGCTCCCAGGTCGACGAACATGCCGCCTTCGGCGGCGTCGTCCCGGAAATCGCCGCCCGCGCCCATATCTCCATCCTCGACCGCATGATCGAGACGGCGATGAGCGAGGCCGGCGTCGGCTTCGAGGATCTCGACGCCGTGGCGGCCACCGCCGGCCCCGGCCTGATCGGCGGCGTCATCGTCGGGCTGATGACCGCCAAGGCCGTGGCGCTTGCCGCCGGCAAGCCGCTCGTCGCGGTCAACCACCTTGAAGGCCACGCGCTGACCGCGCGGCTCACCGACGACCTCGCCTTTCCCTATCTGCTGCTGCTCGTCTCCGGCGGTCACACCCAGTTCCTGCTGGTGGAGGGCGTCGGCGCCTATCGCCGGCTGGGGTCGACCATCGACGATGCCATCGGCGAGGCCTTCGACAAGACGGCGAAGCTGCTGGGCCTCGGCTATCCGGGCGGCCCGGCGGTGGAGCGCGCCGCGCGCGACGGCGATCCCGCCCGCTTCCGCCTGCCGCGCCCGATGCTCGACCGACCCGGGCTGGCGCTGTCCTTCGCCGGACTGAAGACCGCGGTGCGCACCGCCGCCTATGAGGCCGCGCCGCTCGACGCGCAGGCCGTTGCCGATCTCTGCGCCAGCTTTCAGGCCGCCGTCACCGATGTGGTCGGCGAGAAGAGCCGGCGCGCGCTCGCCGCCTTCGCCGAGGCCCATCCCGACACGCCCCCGGTGCTGGTGGTCGCCGGCGGTGTCGCCGCCAACACCGCCATCCGCGCAAGGCTGGACAGCGTCGCGCATGACGCCGGCGCCCGGCTCGTCGCGCCTCCGGCGCGGCTGTGCACGGACAATGCGGCGATGATCGCCTGGGCGGGAATCGAGCGGCTGCGCGTGGCCCGCGCGCGGGGAGAGATCCTGGACGACCGGGATGCCGCGCCGCGCCCGCGCTGGCCGCTGGACGACACGGCGCAGGCCGCCTATGGCGCGGGCCGCAAGGGAGCGAAGGCGTGA
- a CDS encoding NUDIX domain-containing protein — MTDPRFEEGEVVAAMPARYDKLKHKAYIYLTAGRDLLVFRQPDQPWVGLQVPGGTVDPGESHLQAALREFHEETGLALPHALDALTEQMVLYDNAAGRDVHHRRLYHARMPVTAQARRRARWEHFEMSPSAGGDPIRFELFWMDIDAALALDPAGFFTGFHAPLAALKPRLVGHATGAGA, encoded by the coding sequence GTGACCGATCCACGGTTCGAGGAAGGCGAGGTCGTGGCCGCGATGCCGGCGCGCTACGACAAGCTCAAGCACAAGGCCTATATCTATCTCACCGCCGGGCGCGACCTGCTGGTGTTCCGCCAGCCGGACCAGCCCTGGGTCGGCCTGCAGGTGCCGGGCGGCACGGTCGATCCCGGCGAAAGCCATCTTCAGGCCGCGCTTCGCGAGTTTCACGAGGAGACCGGCCTGGCCCTGCCGCACGCGCTCGACGCGCTCACCGAACAGATGGTGCTCTACGACAATGCCGCCGGACGCGATGTGCACCACCGCCGCCTCTATCACGCCCGGATGCCGGTTACGGCGCAGGCGCGCCGCCGCGCACGCTGGGAGCACTTCGAGATGAGCCCGTCGGCGGGCGGCGACCCGATCCGCTTCGAGCTTTTCTGGATGGACATCGACGCCGCACTCGCGCTCGATCCCGCCGGCTTCTTCACCGGATTTCATGCGCCGCTCGCGGCGCTGAAGCCCCGGCTTGTGGGCCACGCAACCGGAGCGGGCGCATGA
- a CDS encoding NAD(P)H-dependent glycerol-3-phosphate dehydrogenase yields MSDYRRIAVLGGGAWGTALALVAARAGREVCLWARDAGTVEAIRSTRENPAYLPGIPLDPPLDATADLATAVVGADVVLLVTPAQTTRAMTSALAPHLRPGTPVVLCAKGIERDTGLLLTDVLAQEVPAAVPAVLSGPSFAADVARGLPTAVTVAAKDGAVADALSLALASPKFRPYAATDITGVQVGGALKNVLAIACGAVAGKAWGASALAALTARGFAELTRLGLALGGARETLTGLSGLGDLVLTCGSAQSRNFAFGQALGEGRTVAEMTGGGGKLAEGAASAAIAVELGRRHGIDLPICEAVAEVLAGRLSLDDALEALMTRPLKREH; encoded by the coding sequence ATGAGCGACTATCGCCGCATCGCCGTTCTGGGCGGCGGGGCCTGGGGCACCGCGCTTGCCCTGGTCGCCGCGCGCGCCGGGCGCGAGGTGTGCCTGTGGGCCCGCGATGCGGGCACCGTCGAGGCGATCCGCTCGACGCGCGAAAACCCGGCCTATCTGCCCGGCATCCCACTCGATCCGCCGCTCGACGCCACCGCCGATCTGGCAACCGCCGTCGTCGGCGCCGATGTCGTGCTGCTCGTCACCCCGGCGCAGACGACGCGCGCCATGACAAGCGCGCTCGCGCCGCATCTGCGCCCCGGCACGCCGGTGGTGCTCTGCGCCAAGGGGATCGAACGCGACACCGGGCTTCTGCTTACCGACGTTCTGGCGCAGGAAGTCCCGGCCGCCGTGCCCGCCGTCCTGTCGGGTCCGAGCTTCGCCGCCGACGTGGCACGCGGCCTGCCGACCGCCGTGACCGTGGCGGCGAAGGACGGCGCGGTCGCCGACGCGCTGTCGCTGGCGCTCGCAAGCCCCAAGTTCCGCCCCTATGCGGCGACCGACATCACCGGCGTGCAGGTCGGCGGCGCGCTGAAGAACGTGCTCGCCATTGCCTGCGGCGCGGTCGCCGGCAAGGCCTGGGGCGCCAGCGCTCTGGCCGCGCTCACCGCGCGCGGCTTCGCCGAACTGACGAGGCTGGGCCTGGCGCTCGGCGGCGCGCGCGAGACGCTCACCGGTCTGTCCGGGCTCGGCGATCTGGTGCTGACCTGCGGCTCCGCTCAATCGCGCAACTTCGCCTTCGGCCAGGCGCTGGGCGAGGGAAGGACGGTGGCCGAGATGACGGGCGGCGGCGGCAAGCTCGCCGAGGGCGCCGCGTCGGCGGCCATCGCCGTGGAACTCGGGCGGCGCCACGGCATCGACCTGCCGATCTGCGAGGCGGTCGCCGAAGTTCTCGCCGGCCGCCTGTCGCTCGACGACGCGCTCGAGGCGCTGATGACCCGCCCGCTCAAACGCGAACACTGA
- a CDS encoding YciI family protein: protein MLYALICTDKPHAQDLRAATREDHLAYLKAMGDKLKAAGPFLDDHGGMTGSLVVIEAENRDEALAIAGEDPYARAGLFETVEIRPWNWVINNPEA, encoded by the coding sequence ATGCTCTATGCCCTGATCTGCACCGACAAGCCGCACGCGCAGGATCTGCGCGCCGCGACCCGCGAGGACCATCTGGCCTACCTCAAGGCCATGGGCGACAAGCTCAAGGCCGCCGGCCCGTTTCTCGACGACCACGGCGGCATGACCGGCTCGCTGGTCGTCATCGAGGCGGAGAACCGCGACGAAGCGCTGGCGATCGCGGGCGAGGACCCTTATGCCCGCGCAGGACTGTTTGAGACGGTGGAAATCCGGCCCTGGAACTGGGTCATCAACAATCCGGAGGCATGA
- a CDS encoding EVE domain-containing protein, whose protein sequence is MRYWLFKSEPDKWSWEMQKAKGEAGEEWDGIRNYQARNNMREMKIGDRGFFYHSNIGKEVVGIVEVCAEIHPDSTTDDPRWECVDVKAVCDMPRPVTLAQVKAEPRLSQMSLVTSMRLSVQPVTEEEWKIVCEMGGLAEG, encoded by the coding sequence ATGCGGTACTGGCTCTTCAAGTCCGAGCCCGACAAATGGTCCTGGGAGATGCAGAAGGCCAAGGGCGAGGCCGGCGAGGAATGGGACGGCATCCGCAACTATCAGGCGCGCAACAACATGCGCGAGATGAAGATCGGCGACCGCGGCTTCTTCTACCACTCCAACATCGGCAAGGAGGTGGTCGGCATCGTGGAGGTCTGCGCCGAGATCCACCCGGATTCGACCACCGACGATCCGCGCTGGGAGTGTGTCGACGTCAAGGCCGTGTGCGACATGCCCAGGCCCGTCACGCTCGCTCAGGTAAAGGCCGAGCCCCGCTTGTCTCAGATGTCGCTGGTCACCTCCATGCGGCTCTCCGTGCAGCCGGTCACCGAAGAGGAATGGAAGATCGTCTGCGAGATGGGCGGCCTTGCCGAGGGATAG
- a CDS encoding methyltransferase translates to MSPAADRTGFIRANTAIHAVPHAPEIRLHLADEAMDLWQKTEDDLQAIGLPPPFWAFAWAGGQALARYVLDTPEVVAGRRVLDFATGSGLVAIAAARAGAAHVTGSDIDPFALAATALNAALNAVRVETTGADLLASPPPGVDVVLTGDVFYEAPMAARVLAWLDAAQARGIDVLIGDPGRAYLPKDRLAHLATYDVPVNRSLEDYAIKRSSVFRLRPPATG, encoded by the coding sequence CTGAGCCCGGCGGCGGATCGCACGGGTTTCATCCGCGCCAACACCGCGATCCATGCCGTGCCGCATGCGCCGGAGATCCGCCTGCATCTCGCCGACGAGGCAATGGACCTGTGGCAGAAGACCGAGGACGATCTGCAGGCCATCGGCCTGCCGCCACCCTTCTGGGCATTTGCCTGGGCCGGCGGGCAGGCGCTCGCACGGTACGTGCTCGACACCCCTGAGGTGGTGGCCGGTCGCCGGGTGCTCGATTTTGCCACCGGTTCGGGACTGGTCGCCATCGCCGCGGCGCGGGCCGGCGCGGCCCATGTGACGGGAAGCGACATCGACCCCTTCGCATTGGCCGCAACGGCGCTCAACGCCGCGCTCAACGCGGTCCGCGTGGAGACGACGGGCGCCGATCTGCTCGCGAGCCCGCCGCCGGGTGTCGACGTGGTGCTCACCGGCGACGTTTTCTACGAGGCCCCGATGGCGGCCCGCGTGCTCGCCTGGCTCGACGCGGCGCAGGCGCGCGGCATCGACGTGCTCATCGGCGATCCGGGCCGCGCCTATCTGCCGAAGGACCGGCTCGCGCATCTCGCGACCTACGACGTTCCGGTCAACCGTTCTCTCGAGGACTACGCGATCAAGCGCTCCAGCGTGTTTCGCCTGCGTCCGCCCGCGACGGGCTGA